Proteins encoded by one window of Nicotiana tabacum cultivar K326 chromosome 10, ASM71507v2, whole genome shotgun sequence:
- the LOC142165402 gene encoding uncharacterized protein LOC142165402, whose translation MGQYLNKVQALLARFGEWSIIHIPREKNVEADALANFGSCTEMKGSLVLSFNFYIQCWMWTSELTNKVIIQNLKKKLEDAKGKWINELPGVLWAYWTTKKSSMGETPFSLVYGVEALILVEVGELTLRFFRTNEKAKNEALPVSLHLLHEHRVLVYVSMVAQKQRMERYYNHKANVFRYFKVGDLV comes from the exons ATGGGACAGTATTTGAACAAGGTTCAAGCATTGCTTGCACGATTCGGTGAATGGTCAATCATACACATTCCAAGGGAAAAAAATGTGGAAGCAGATGCATTGGCTAATTTTGGATCATGCACGGAGATGAAAGGATCTCTGGTACTATcgttcaacttctacattcagtGTTGGATGTGGACG TCAGAATTAACAAACAAGGTAATTATCCAGAACCTTAAAAAGAAGTTAGAAGATGCTAAGGGCAAATGGATCAATGAGCTACCGGGAGTGCTATGGGCATACTGGACAACGAAGAAGTCAAGCATGGgagaaacacctttctctctcgtGTATGGCGTGGAAGCTCTGATACTGGTGGAAGTGGGGGAACTGACTTTAAGGTTTTTCcgaacaaatgaaaaagcaaaaaatgaagcATTGCCGGTGAGTCTGCACTTGCTCCATGAACACAGGGTCTTGGTGTACGTGAGTATGGTGGCTCAAAAGCAAAGgatggaaagatattataatcacAAGGCCAATGTCTTCCGATACTTCAAGGTAGGAGACTTGGTTTAG